From Hemitrygon akajei unplaced genomic scaffold, sHemAka1.3 Scf000197, whole genome shotgun sequence, a single genomic window includes:
- the LOC140724365 gene encoding uncharacterized protein, translating to MALQRVHSGEQPFTCSDCGKGFTKLTPLLRHQSTHAGERPFTCLDCGKGFTRSSSLLSHQRVHTGEKPFICSVCGKGFTHLSTLLSHQRVHTGEKPFTCSDCGKRFTQSSNLQSHQRVHTGEKPFTCSECGKGFRQIAHLLSHQLVHTGEKPFTCSECGKGFTHSSHLQGHRRVHTGERPFTCSDCGKGFTQSSSLQSHLRIHTGERPFTCSECGKGFTHSSHLQRHQRVHTGERPFTCSDCGKGFTQSSSLQSHLRVHTGQRPFACSECGKRFTRSSYLLSHQRVHTEERPFTCSECGKGFTQSSHLQSHQRVHTGDKPFTCSECGKRFTHSSDLLSHQRVHTGERPFTCSDCGRRFAQSSNLQSHQRVHTGEKPFTCSECGKRFTRSSDLLSHQRVHTGERPFTCSECGKRFTRSSYLLSHQRVHTGDKPFTCSVCGKRFTQSSHLQSHQRVHTGDKPFTCSVCGKRFTLSSNLLVHHRAHSGEKPFTCSECGQRFTLSCNLQTHQRVHTGERPFTCSVCGKGFTRLSHLQSHQRVHTGEKPFICSVCGKGFTHSSTRLSHQRVHTGEKPFICSVCGKRFTKSSNLLVHHRAHTDEKPFNCSECGKGFTQSSSLQSHLRVHTGEKPFSC from the coding sequence ATGGCTCTCCAGAGAGTTCACTCTGGAgagcagccgttcacctgctcggactgtgggaagggattcactaaattAACTCCCCTACTGAGACATCAGTCAACTCACGCTggcgagcggccattcacctgcttagactgtgggaaaggattcactcggtcatccagcctactgagtcatcagcgagttcacactggggagaagccgttcatctgctcagtctgtgggaagggattcactcacttatccaccctactgagtcatcagcgagttcacactggggagaagccattcacctgctcggactgcgggaaaagattcactcagtcatccaacctacagagtcatcagcgagttcacactggggagaagccgttcacctgctcagaatgtggaaagggattcagacAGATAGCtcacctactgagtcatcagctagttcacactggggagaagccgttcacctgctcagaatgtgggaagggattcactcactcatcccatCTTCAGGGACaccggcgagttcacactggggagaggccattcacctgctcggactgtgggaagggattcacacagtcatctaGCCTTCAGAGTCAtctgcgaattcacactggggaaaggccgttcacctgctcagaatgtgggaagggattcactcactcatcccatctacagagacaccagcgagttcacactggagagaggccattcacctgctcggactgtgggaagggattcacacagtcatctaGCCTTCAgagtcatctgcgagttcacactggacagagGCCGTtcgcctgctcagaatgtgggaagcgattcactcgttcatcctacctactgagtcatcagcgagttcacactgaggagaggccattcacctgttccgaatgtgggaagggattcactcagtcatcccacctacagagtcatcagcgagttcacactggggataagccgttcacctgctcagaatgtgggaagagattcactcattcatccgacctactgagtcatcagcgagttcacactggggagaggccattcacctgctcggactgcggGAGGAGATTcgctcagtcatccaacctacagagtcatcagcgagttcacactggggagaagccgttcacctgctcagaatgtgggaagagattcactcgttcatccgacctactgagtcatcagcgagttcacactggggagaggccgttcacctgctcagaatgtgggaagagattcactcgttcatcctacctactgagtcatcagcgagttcacactggggataagccgttcacctgctcagtctgtgggaagagattcactcagtcatcccacctacagagtcatcagcgagttcacactggggataagccgttcacctgctccgtctgtgggaagagattcactctgtcatctaacTTACTGGTACATCATCGAGCTCACAGtggtgagaagccgttcacctgctcagaatgtgggcagagattcactctgtcatgcaacctacagactcaccagcgagttcacactggggaaaggccgttcacctgctcagtctgtgggaagggattcactcggttatcccacctacagagtcatcagcgagttcacactggggagaagccgttcatctgctcggtctgtgggaagggatttactcactcatccacccgactgagtcatcagcgagttcatactggggagaagccgttcatctgctccgtctgtggaaagagattcactaagtcatccaaCTTACTGGTTCATCATCGAGCTCACACTGATGAGAAGCCATTcaactgctcagaatgtgggaaggggttcactcagtcatccagccttcagagtcatctgcgagttcacactggagagaagccgttcagctgctaa